Proteins encoded within one genomic window of Gemmatimonadaceae bacterium:
- a CDS encoding SPOR domain-containing protein, whose protein sequence is MRYAFFALFAGLLLACARESESPQGRATTMSAGPDPVVVRIPRNGGTARAYRFASLDSTIWRSSQAAPAVERVLAFDAENGLLAIADSAGQPGWVDLRLGTVRRPPRAAFSSLVSADGWSVYGITGKNEIVRMTPSGDWQQSPRRKVRRLIPTPDGTVLAVLDAGKGEGMLVRLRPPDDEVTDSVAIPLAERAAITPVGDRVYLGAGPDLLSVLPDEVAQVQRYTADDDILAMAPTPSGDRVFVANKGSARLERFDRYANDLAGSVRLPGLITELRMDPLGRYLLARPVHGDSAWVVSVGTETLVGVVRTSWRADLPVVAFDGSVVTLRGSNVAFVEPTTNKVVRTVAKGGDDTWFFTRWNGFRPRARGIDQPVSFRTGASEVAPVIAPPAGTTATPPVDTATIDPPAPTPAVPVTPALRARTGWTLSFAAVLSLDRAREIAASINVRGERPRVVTGDANGTPIYRVVLGPFDSRDEAERAGKASGHSFWIFEGAP, encoded by the coding sequence GTGCGCTACGCCTTCTTCGCACTCTTCGCTGGCCTGCTCCTCGCCTGTGCGCGCGAAAGCGAATCTCCGCAGGGTCGTGCGACCACCATGTCGGCTGGCCCCGATCCGGTCGTGGTTCGGATTCCACGAAACGGCGGGACGGCGCGCGCGTACCGTTTTGCGTCGCTCGACTCGACGATCTGGCGCTCATCGCAGGCGGCCCCTGCCGTCGAGCGGGTGCTCGCATTCGACGCCGAGAACGGGCTGCTGGCGATCGCGGATTCCGCGGGCCAGCCCGGCTGGGTCGACCTCCGACTCGGCACGGTAAGGCGCCCGCCCAGGGCCGCGTTCAGCTCGCTGGTGTCGGCCGATGGATGGTCGGTGTATGGCATCACCGGCAAGAACGAGATCGTGCGCATGACACCTAGCGGCGACTGGCAGCAGTCGCCGCGGCGCAAGGTCCGTCGACTCATCCCCACGCCAGACGGGACCGTGCTCGCTGTGCTCGACGCCGGAAAGGGTGAGGGGATGTTGGTTCGACTCCGCCCACCCGACGACGAGGTTACCGACTCGGTGGCGATCCCGCTCGCCGAGCGCGCCGCGATCACCCCAGTGGGTGACCGCGTGTACCTCGGCGCGGGCCCCGACCTCCTCAGCGTGTTGCCGGACGAGGTGGCTCAGGTCCAACGGTACACCGCGGACGATGACATCCTCGCGATGGCGCCGACTCCAAGCGGCGACCGCGTGTTTGTCGCCAACAAGGGCTCGGCGCGACTCGAGCGCTTTGATCGCTACGCGAATGACCTCGCAGGGTCGGTGCGCCTGCCGGGCCTGATCACCGAACTGCGCATGGACCCGCTCGGGCGATACCTGCTGGCCCGTCCGGTGCATGGCGATTCGGCGTGGGTCGTATCCGTCGGGACGGAGACGCTGGTGGGTGTGGTGCGTACGTCGTGGCGCGCCGATCTCCCGGTCGTGGCGTTCGACGGTTCGGTCGTGACGCTGCGCGGGAGCAACGTGGCGTTCGTTGAGCCCACCACCAACAAGGTGGTTCGTACCGTCGCCAAGGGCGGCGATGACACCTGGTTCTTTACCCGATGGAACGGGTTTCGCCCGCGCGCACGCGGAATCGATCAGCCGGTGTCGTTCCGCACGGGCGCGAGTGAGGTGGCCCCCGTGATCGCGCCGCCCGCCGGGACCACCGCGACGCCGCCCGTGGACACGGCGACGATTGATCCACCGGCGCCGACACCCGCGGTACCGGTCACTCCGGCCCTGCGAGCGCGCACCGGATGGACGCTCTCCTTCGCGGCCGTGCTATCGCTCGATCGCGCGCGGGAGATCGCGGCATCGATCAACGTGAGGGGCGAGCGCCCCCGCGTCGTGACGGGCGATGCGAATGGCACCCCGATCTACCGCGTGGTCCTCGGGCCCTTTGACTCGCGAGACGAGGCCGAGCGCGCCGGCAAGGCCTCGGGACACAGCTTCTGGATTTTCGAGGGCGCCCCCTGA
- a CDS encoding SPOR domain-containing protein: MLRAFEATWEQAGHRVAPLLDGVAAAAVLGDDPVATRAVALGLARAQAMHRRVFLGDLLGDEGDGLPDDGAGISDMVRYGISIGRAARTTDDSPNLFTLHGGTESPLAEDVLTSPRWRALSRQVHGAGAILLISAPSRVPSLGALVEQFDGVVLVGDAARPGGVTVLADVQTAATMRTPTVAARPVAPRVERRSARWPWVALAAALAAGVLAIPQVREPLLRAAGLASPASVAPGVDSSGGQLPVVPPRVTSDAAWSTELRFLNSRADAQAAVLALHDSVPAATFADVRTSADSTAWYRILAGAFSDSISAENFLAALRTSGTTLGSAGAVTHVPFALLVDSASDNAMARLRVTGYQGRGLPAYTLRDSTGVWHIYVGAFTDGAAAAWFARQLDSLNIQSVLAVRTGSTS, from the coding sequence ATGCTTCGGGCCTTTGAGGCCACCTGGGAGCAGGCCGGGCATCGAGTCGCCCCCTTGCTTGACGGCGTGGCAGCTGCCGCCGTACTCGGTGACGACCCGGTTGCCACCCGGGCCGTTGCCCTTGGCCTCGCCCGAGCGCAGGCCATGCACCGTCGCGTCTTTCTGGGCGACCTGCTCGGCGATGAGGGCGACGGCCTCCCCGACGATGGCGCCGGGATCAGCGACATGGTGCGATACGGCATTTCCATCGGACGCGCCGCGCGCACCACCGACGACTCGCCCAATCTCTTCACCCTGCACGGCGGCACGGAGTCTCCACTGGCCGAAGATGTGCTGACCAGCCCACGCTGGCGGGCATTGAGCCGACAGGTGCACGGAGCCGGGGCGATCCTGCTCATCTCGGCGCCCTCGCGCGTCCCGTCGCTTGGGGCGCTCGTGGAGCAGTTCGACGGCGTCGTCCTGGTCGGCGACGCCGCGCGACCCGGCGGGGTGACGGTCCTTGCGGACGTACAAACCGCGGCGACCATGCGCACACCCACCGTTGCCGCGCGACCCGTCGCACCGCGAGTCGAACGGCGGTCGGCCCGCTGGCCCTGGGTCGCGCTGGCGGCCGCACTCGCTGCCGGCGTGCTCGCAATCCCTCAGGTGCGTGAACCGCTGCTGCGAGCCGCTGGGCTGGCGAGTCCCGCATCGGTCGCTCCAGGCGTCGATTCCTCCGGCGGGCAGCTCCCCGTCGTGCCGCCACGCGTGACTTCTGACGCTGCGTGGAGCACCGAACTGCGTTTCCTCAACTCGCGGGCCGATGCGCAGGCGGCGGTGCTTGCGCTCCACGACTCCGTCCCGGCGGCAACGTTTGCCGACGTCCGCACGAGTGCGGACTCCACGGCATGGTACCGCATCCTGGCGGGTGCCTTTTCAGACAGCATCTCGGCGGAGAACTTTCTGGCCGCGTTGCGCACCTCGGGAACCACGTTGGGCTCCGCCGGCGCCGTCACCCACGTTCCGTTCGCCCTTCTCGTTGACTCCGCCTCCGATAACGCGATGGCCCGACTGCGGGTGACCGGCTATCAGGGGCGAGGTCTCCCCGCGTATACGCTGCGCGATTCCACCGGCGTGTGGCACATCTATGTCGGCGCCTTCACCGACGGTGCCGCGGCGGCGTGGTTCGCTCGGCAGCTCGATTCGCTGAACATTCAATCGGTCCTCGCGGTCCGGACCGGGAGTACATCGTAG
- the smc gene encoding chromosome segregation protein SMC, with amino-acid sequence MRLSKLEMHGFKSFADSTTMEFDAGVTAIVGPNGCGKSNVSDAVRWVLGEQRARMLRGAKMEEVIFQGSSARRAVNLAEVSLFFENDDGGLPIAFKEVVITRRLSRSGDSEYLMNGASCRLRDIHDMLRGTGLGADTGVVIEARMIDALLSDRPDDRRELFEEAAGVGLYRDRRRSTERRLEETTADLARLDDLLGEVQSQVRSLARQRKKAERHSELMARRFSVDLTVAAGEMAAWREELSQLEVRLVDLRESAPVASAEVESAEQRRDAQHEVRAQKEASRNELARLASQQQQSVQERRSEVAVAEERQRNALERRHRAEEERREGAATGERLASERSAASDELAHLDQQTKIAETHLAERAIAEDNARGEVTNRRGAVDAVEREVRELRDRVRRLELDREGAQREMAELDARASQLGGERELLADAASALQREIVAADQAMETARVAVTSAQGELESTRTAARAARDLDIGARAELARANDASTALEARLSALEGLERERVGLAPAAARLLRDRERFGPGAVLGPISDFVTAGSASALVVERFLGMSLHAIVVRDQHTAAAVRTWHASTNPGPLLLLPLDAAPPASGRDDGDLAGQVDAAPDAAAWVHALLDRVRTLDEGTAFVDARGAVWLPGTVAGAGPLRRRAELFALRAELQAAQDARAGATAAAESARAALVAAEGAVSGAAERSALAQADDRRANDVRGELERRRLRSLREQEEAEALANRLTARRTQLSERLAGVDTQVGEVSASLHEREQGIEARRAAAAAAERALEELRENRTRDQVALAQLKARLQVATDRTVRLEQEHSSASQRLATLAEELSSLGESDQRMATQLQEWHTDLDARVAVLRDIETRLGAAEDDVRAADQALQNAEHALDAARREAHDRESALHHAELRFIELSGKRTAIRERLETEWRRPLEDLLTSYEPVDLPEDALRAEAEQLRGEVERLGPVNPLAIEEHEEELRRFEFITNQRNDLSEAKHKLSLAIREIDTTAREMFLTTFAQVRENFRQIFMTLFGGGECDLRLENPELPLDCDIEIHASPRGKRTQRIHLLSSGERALVALSLLFGIFLTKPSPFCLLDEVDAPLDDANIGRYVRMLNEFKSKTQFIVITHNPRTTTEAADAVYGVTMQEPGVSSLVSVRMRGTTVDESVEAPDAPVVEPQGVEAA; translated from the coding sequence GTGCGGCTCTCCAAGCTCGAGATGCATGGCTTCAAGTCGTTCGCCGACTCGACGACCATGGAGTTCGACGCCGGTGTCACGGCGATCGTGGGTCCCAACGGCTGCGGCAAGTCCAACGTGTCCGATGCGGTGCGGTGGGTGCTCGGCGAGCAGCGTGCGCGCATGCTCCGCGGCGCGAAAATGGAAGAGGTGATCTTTCAGGGCTCGTCGGCTCGACGCGCGGTGAACCTCGCGGAAGTCTCCCTGTTCTTCGAGAACGACGACGGCGGCCTGCCGATCGCGTTCAAGGAAGTGGTCATCACGCGGCGGCTCTCGCGTTCCGGAGACAGTGAGTACCTGATGAACGGGGCCTCGTGTCGCCTCCGTGACATCCACGACATGCTCCGCGGGACGGGCCTTGGCGCCGACACTGGCGTGGTAATCGAAGCACGGATGATCGACGCCCTGCTCTCCGATCGGCCCGACGATCGGCGGGAGCTGTTCGAAGAGGCTGCCGGTGTGGGCCTGTATCGCGATCGGCGGCGCAGCACCGAGCGCCGGCTCGAGGAGACCACGGCCGACCTCGCCCGCCTCGACGACTTGCTGGGCGAAGTCCAGAGCCAGGTGCGGTCGCTCGCCCGCCAGCGCAAGAAGGCCGAGCGTCACTCCGAGCTCATGGCCCGCCGTTTCTCGGTCGATCTCACCGTGGCCGCGGGCGAAATGGCGGCATGGCGCGAGGAACTGTCGCAGCTCGAGGTCCGGCTCGTCGACTTGCGGGAATCCGCGCCAGTGGCGTCGGCGGAGGTCGAGAGCGCAGAGCAGCGCCGTGATGCACAACACGAGGTGCGTGCGCAAAAAGAGGCTAGCCGCAATGAGTTGGCCCGTCTCGCCTCACAACAACAGCAAAGCGTCCAGGAACGTCGCTCCGAGGTCGCCGTCGCCGAAGAGCGCCAGCGGAACGCCCTCGAGCGCAGGCACCGCGCTGAAGAAGAGCGCCGCGAAGGTGCGGCGACGGGCGAGCGACTGGCGTCTGAGCGCAGCGCGGCGAGCGACGAACTCGCGCATCTGGACCAGCAAACGAAGATCGCCGAGACACACCTCGCCGAGCGCGCGATTGCCGAAGACAATGCCCGTGGCGAGGTCACGAATCGGCGCGGCGCGGTGGATGCTGTCGAACGGGAAGTCCGAGAGTTGCGCGATCGCGTCCGGCGCCTCGAGCTGGATCGAGAGGGAGCCCAGCGCGAGATGGCGGAGTTGGACGCACGAGCCTCACAGCTCGGAGGCGAGCGGGAACTGCTCGCCGATGCCGCCTCCGCGCTGCAGCGAGAGATCGTCGCCGCCGACCAGGCGATGGAGACCGCCCGCGTGGCCGTGACCTCGGCACAGGGCGAGCTGGAGTCCACGCGCACGGCCGCGCGCGCCGCCCGAGACCTCGACATCGGCGCCCGCGCAGAACTCGCGCGCGCCAACGACGCCTCGACGGCGCTCGAAGCGCGACTCAGCGCGCTCGAAGGCCTCGAGCGCGAGCGGGTCGGCCTCGCCCCCGCCGCCGCACGTCTCCTCCGCGACCGCGAGCGCTTTGGACCGGGCGCCGTGCTCGGCCCGATCTCCGACTTCGTGACCGCTGGATCAGCGTCAGCGCTCGTCGTCGAACGGTTCCTGGGCATGTCGCTTCACGCGATCGTCGTGCGTGATCAGCACACGGCGGCCGCGGTGAGGACGTGGCACGCGTCGACGAATCCGGGCCCCCTGCTCCTCCTGCCGCTCGACGCCGCGCCACCAGCGTCGGGCCGAGACGACGGAGATCTCGCCGGTCAGGTCGACGCCGCGCCTGACGCCGCGGCCTGGGTGCACGCCTTGCTGGACCGCGTGCGCACGCTGGATGAAGGCACCGCGTTCGTCGACGCGCGTGGCGCCGTGTGGCTCCCGGGCACGGTGGCCGGCGCCGGTCCACTGCGCCGCCGCGCCGAGCTGTTTGCGCTGCGAGCCGAGTTGCAGGCCGCGCAGGACGCCCGCGCGGGCGCGACCGCGGCCGCCGAATCTGCGCGTGCGGCCCTCGTCGCGGCCGAAGGTGCGGTGTCTGGTGCGGCCGAGCGGTCGGCGCTGGCCCAGGCGGACGACCGACGCGCCAACGACGTGCGGGGCGAACTGGAGCGTCGTCGGCTCCGCTCCCTGCGAGAGCAGGAAGAGGCCGAAGCGCTCGCCAACCGGCTGACGGCGCGCCGCACGCAGCTGAGCGAGCGACTCGCAGGCGTCGATACCCAGGTCGGAGAGGTCAGCGCGTCGCTTCACGAACGTGAACAAGGGATCGAGGCTCGGCGGGCAGCGGCGGCGGCAGCGGAACGTGCGCTCGAAGAACTCCGTGAGAACCGAACCCGCGACCAGGTGGCGCTGGCGCAGCTAAAGGCACGCCTGCAGGTGGCCACCGACAGAACGGTACGCCTGGAACAGGAGCACAGCTCTGCGTCCCAGCGCCTCGCGACGCTCGCCGAGGAGCTATCCTCGCTTGGCGAGTCCGATCAGCGCATGGCCACGCAGCTTCAGGAGTGGCACACGGACCTGGACGCGCGCGTGGCGGTGCTGCGTGACATCGAGACGCGGCTGGGTGCCGCCGAGGACGATGTACGCGCGGCCGACCAGGCGCTTCAGAACGCGGAGCACGCGCTCGACGCCGCGCGCCGCGAAGCGCATGATCGCGAGTCAGCGCTCCATCACGCCGAGTTGAGGTTCATCGAGTTGTCGGGCAAGCGGACCGCGATCCGTGAGCGCCTGGAGACCGAGTGGCGGCGCCCGCTGGAGGACCTCCTCACCTCGTACGAGCCGGTGGATCTGCCAGAGGATGCGCTGCGTGCCGAGGCCGAGCAGCTTCGCGGCGAAGTGGAGCGACTCGGCCCCGTGAATCCGCTGGCCATCGAGGAACACGAGGAAGAACTCCGACGCTTCGAGTTCATCACCAACCAGCGCAACGACCTCTCGGAGGCCAAACACAAGCTTTCGCTCGCCATCCGCGAGATCGACACGACGGCCCGGGAGATGTTCCTGACCACGTTTGCGCAGGTGCGCGAGAACTTCCGCCAGATTTTCATGACGCTGTTCGGCGGAGGCGAGTGCGACCTGCGGCTGGAGAACCCCGAGCTGCCGCTCGACTGCGACATCGAGATTCATGCGTCGCCGCGTGGCAAGCGAACGCAGCGTATCCATCTGCTCTCGAGCGGCGAGCGGGCACTCGTCGCCCTCTCCCTGCTGTTCGGCATCTTTCTCACGAAGCCGAGTCCGTTCTGTCTGCTCGACGAAGTGGACGCACCCCTGGACGACGCGAACATCGGCCGGTACGTGCGCATGCTGAACGAGTTCAAGAGCAAGACGCAGTTCATCGTGATCACCCACAACCCCCGCACCACCACCGAAGCCGCGGACGCGGTCTACGGCGTCACGATGCAGGAACCGGGGGTGTCGTCGCTCGTGAGCGTGCGCATGCGCGGCACGACGGTCGACGAGTCGGTCGAGGCCCCCGACGCGCCGGTGGTGGAGCCGCAGGGCGTCGAGGCCGCCTGA
- a CDS encoding ribonuclease Z: MRLTTIGTGTAAPHPLRVQSSALIEAGAVRLLVDCGSGSLWRMAQLGLDWASVTHVAITHFHPDHTLDLVSLLMAWRYGMLPPRDAPITLVGPVGLDALVDRLAAATFPALRTNVPGMRIIEVGPHEPFSLGDDVVLEACAVPHTPESVAFGLTHRGRRLVCSGDTGMDTAFAEWASDASLLLLECSLPSAMAVASHLTPEQCGAMAAIASPGRLVLTHLYPPVERADIRAIVGERFGGPIDVANDGSVFLVT, from the coding sequence GTGCGACTGACGACGATCGGAACGGGCACCGCGGCCCCACATCCGCTCAGGGTGCAGAGCAGCGCGCTCATCGAGGCGGGCGCGGTGCGGCTGCTCGTGGACTGCGGCAGCGGGTCACTCTGGCGCATGGCGCAGCTTGGGCTCGACTGGGCGTCAGTCACGCATGTGGCCATCACGCACTTTCACCCGGACCACACGCTGGACCTCGTCAGCCTGCTCATGGCCTGGCGATACGGCATGTTGCCGCCGCGAGACGCACCGATCACGCTCGTTGGACCGGTGGGCCTCGATGCGCTCGTGGACCGCCTCGCCGCCGCCACATTCCCCGCGCTGCGCACCAACGTCCCGGGGATGCGGATCATCGAGGTGGGGCCGCACGAACCGTTTTCGTTAGGCGATGACGTCGTGCTCGAAGCCTGCGCGGTGCCCCACACGCCGGAAAGCGTGGCGTTTGGCCTCACCCACCGCGGCCGCCGGCTGGTCTGCTCGGGCGACACGGGCATGGACACGGCGTTCGCTGAGTGGGCCAGCGACGCCTCGCTGCTGCTGCTCGAGTGTTCGCTGCCCAGCGCCATGGCGGTGGCATCCCATCTCACCCCCGAGCAGTGCGGCGCGATGGCGGCGATCGCCAGTCCCGGGCGGCTCGTGCTCACGCACCTGTACCCGCCGGTGGAGCGCGCGGACATCCGAGCGATCGTCGGCGAGCGCTTCGGCGGACCCATCGACGTTGCCAACGACGGCAGCGTGTTCCTCGTCACATGA
- the lolA gene encoding outer membrane lipoprotein chaperone LolA, which yields MRRLAALASFILPFALGAQASPADQAIDRAVAAYATVRTAKATFEQSITNALTGSTIPSKGAFEQARPDRFAFRFTDPKGDVILSDGKFVWLYLPSSTPGQVIRAPLTADIEGSIDLIGAFFSNPRAKYTISDAGEATINGRVTRAVNLVPRGDAGFARARVWIDDEGLLRQFEAQEHNGVSRRVRIMTYEPNATVSASAFRFTPPKGVKVVDGSTLR from the coding sequence ATGCGACGTCTCGCGGCCTTGGCGAGCTTCATCCTCCCCTTCGCGCTCGGCGCCCAGGCAAGCCCCGCCGACCAGGCCATCGATCGGGCCGTTGCGGCGTACGCGACGGTCCGAACCGCGAAGGCCACGTTCGAGCAGAGCATCACGAACGCCCTCACCGGTTCCACCATCCCGTCGAAGGGTGCATTCGAGCAGGCCCGCCCCGATCGATTTGCCTTCCGTTTCACCGATCCAAAGGGAGATGTGATCCTCTCGGACGGCAAGTTCGTATGGCTGTACCTGCCGAGTTCGACGCCGGGCCAGGTGATCCGGGCACCGCTGACGGCCGACATCGAAGGATCGATTGACCTCATCGGCGCGTTCTTCTCCAACCCGCGCGCGAAGTACACGATCTCCGACGCCGGTGAGGCGACGATCAACGGCCGCGTGACGCGAGCGGTGAACCTGGTACCCAGGGGCGACGCCGGGTTCGCGCGCGCGCGCGTCTGGATCGATGACGAGGGCTTGCTCCGTCAGTTCGAGGCCCAGGAACACAACGGCGTCTCGCGACGCGTGCGCATCATGACCTACGAACCAAATGCCACGGTGTCTGCGTCGGCGTTCCGCTTCACGCCACCAAAGGGCGTGAAGGTGGTCGACGGGTCTACCCTGCGGTAG
- a CDS encoding S41 family peptidase encodes MTSSRTRGFIALAVLGGALVSGGWLLGHGFSRPTPKMQRERLFDHVLTHIQRYYVDSIPTGQLFEKAMTGMLQELGDPNTVYLPPDRLKRLTESTTGLYTGSGVRVDSRDGVPTVIAPLPGGPAERAGLLPGDRLIEIDGRVTKGWTDDETRNALRGAVGTRVRLMVDRPGEPRPWSMMLVRGEVHRQAVRRTALLPGGVGYIDLKIFSDSTERELTRAVDSLRGAGMQKLVLDLRGNPGGLVTQGVAVADLFLEPRQLIVRLKGRTPQTTMAYSDTAVQRWPTLPVVVLVDEASASAAELVAGALQDHDRALLLGRTTYGKGSAQAVFQTAVGGLKLTTARWYSPSGRSIDRGRAVEPDPRAVAASDEFRTDGGRTVFGGGGITPDVIAGDTSRAPGELELQQALGERVTDFRDALTAYAASLRGTRPVSSPDFVVTQAMRDAAWRFVTSRGFTLDRATYDRASGIVSILIGREIARIEFGAGVEARRAINEDGVIQRAATLLGGVRRPADVFAGTVASTRN; translated from the coding sequence ATGACCTCGTCGCGAACCCGCGGATTCATCGCCCTCGCCGTGCTGGGTGGCGCCCTCGTCAGCGGGGGGTGGCTGCTCGGGCACGGGTTCTCGAGGCCTACGCCGAAAATGCAGCGTGAGCGGCTGTTCGACCACGTGCTGACGCACATCCAGCGGTACTACGTGGACTCGATCCCCACCGGGCAGCTGTTCGAGAAGGCGATGACGGGTATGCTGCAGGAGCTGGGTGACCCCAACACCGTCTACCTGCCGCCGGATCGACTGAAGCGGCTTACCGAGTCGACGACGGGGCTGTACACCGGCTCCGGCGTGCGCGTGGATTCGCGCGATGGCGTTCCGACGGTGATTGCCCCGCTCCCCGGTGGGCCCGCCGAGCGTGCCGGCCTGCTGCCCGGTGATCGGCTCATCGAAATCGACGGGCGCGTGACCAAGGGCTGGACGGACGACGAAACCCGGAACGCGCTGCGTGGGGCGGTCGGCACCAGAGTGCGACTGATGGTTGATCGACCGGGTGAACCCCGCCCCTGGAGCATGATGCTGGTGCGCGGCGAGGTGCATCGTCAGGCGGTGCGACGCACGGCGCTTCTGCCGGGGGGCGTTGGGTACATTGACCTCAAGATCTTTTCGGATTCCACCGAGCGCGAACTCACGCGCGCGGTCGATTCGCTGCGGGGCGCCGGCATGCAGAAGCTGGTGCTGGACTTGCGCGGGAATCCGGGTGGCCTCGTGACGCAGGGCGTGGCCGTGGCCGACCTGTTCCTCGAACCGCGGCAGCTCATCGTGCGGCTCAAGGGTCGCACGCCGCAGACGACGATGGCCTACAGCGATACAGCGGTGCAGCGGTGGCCCACGCTTCCCGTGGTGGTGCTGGTCGATGAGGCTTCGGCGAGTGCGGCAGAACTCGTCGCCGGCGCGTTGCAGGACCACGACCGCGCGCTGCTCCTCGGCCGAACGACCTACGGGAAGGGCAGTGCGCAGGCGGTGTTCCAGACCGCGGTGGGAGGGCTCAAGCTCACCACAGCGCGCTGGTACAGTCCGTCGGGGCGGTCCATCGATCGTGGTCGAGCCGTCGAGCCCGACCCGCGCGCGGTCGCCGCCAGTGACGAGTTCCGAACGGACGGCGGCCGGACAGTGTTCGGCGGTGGCGGCATCACCCCGGACGTGATCGCGGGCGACACGTCCCGTGCGCCCGGTGAGCTCGAGCTGCAGCAGGCGCTTGGGGAGCGGGTGACGGACTTCCGCGACGCGCTCACCGCCTACGCCGCGTCGCTGCGGGGCACACGTCCGGTCTCCTCGCCGGACTTCGTGGTGACGCAGGCCATGCGCGATGCGGCCTGGCGCTTCGTGACGAGCCGCGGCTTCACCCTGGATCGTGCGACCTACGATCGCGCGTCGGGCATCGTGTCGATCCTCATCGGTCGCGAGATTGCGCGGATCGAGTTCGGCGCGGGGGTGGAGGCGCGGCGCGCAATCAACGAGGATGGCGTGATCCAGCGCGCAGCGACCCTGCTGGGCGGTGTACGCCGGCCCGCCGACGTGTTCGCGGGCACGGTCGCCTCGACGCGCAACTGA
- the tmk gene encoding dTMP kinase has translation MRGVLVVLEGAEGVGKTTQLKRLADRARAGGLAVEVVREPGGTPLGDEVRRLLLDAPLQVAPRAEALLFMASRAQLVDDLVRPALEAGKVVLTDRFFLSTYAYQIAGRGLDAEAVRMANQLATAGLAPDVTILLDLPPGDGVSRAAARSAPDRVERSGAEFHQRVALAFREFATGAWQREHPECGPIVLVDATGSASQVEARIWDQLALARPETFGGVRGSHTGT, from the coding sequence ATGCGCGGCGTGCTCGTCGTGCTCGAAGGTGCCGAGGGCGTCGGCAAGACGACGCAACTCAAGCGGCTGGCCGACCGCGCCCGAGCAGGCGGACTCGCCGTGGAAGTCGTGCGCGAGCCCGGCGGAACGCCGCTGGGCGATGAAGTCCGGCGCCTCTTGCTCGATGCGCCGCTCCAGGTAGCGCCTCGCGCCGAGGCGCTGTTGTTCATGGCGTCGCGCGCGCAGCTGGTGGACGACCTGGTCCGTCCGGCCCTGGAGGCTGGCAAGGTGGTCCTGACCGACCGATTCTTCCTGTCGACGTACGCGTACCAGATCGCGGGACGCGGCCTCGATGCGGAGGCGGTGCGGATGGCCAACCAGCTTGCCACGGCGGGACTCGCTCCCGACGTCACGATCCTGCTCGACCTCCCCCCGGGGGATGGGGTCTCGCGTGCGGCCGCGCGCAGCGCCCCGGACCGCGTGGAGCGCTCCGGCGCCGAATTTCACCAGCGCGTGGCGCTTGCGTTTCGGGAGTTCGCGACTGGGGCGTGGCAGCGGGAGCACCCGGAGTGCGGCCCGATCGTCCTGGTCGACGCCACGGGCTCGGCGTCGCAGGTCGAAGCACGGATCTGGGATCAGCTCGCCTTGGCGCGCCCTGAAACGTTCGGCGGGGTTCGCGGGTCTCACACAGGCACATGA
- a CDS encoding YlbF family regulator, with protein MIDQKARELGRLIGQSDEYKALKRANDGLGQDREAVASLQRMETLRREAQRMLQAGEDPTPEMEQELDGLLSRVQVAPAYQQAIVAQENFDKVMMQVNQWIAEGIKTGAASPIITLS; from the coding sequence ATGATCGACCAGAAAGCCAGGGAACTGGGTCGCCTGATCGGACAGAGCGACGAGTACAAGGCGCTCAAGCGCGCCAACGACGGGCTCGGCCAGGACCGCGAGGCGGTGGCGAGCCTGCAGCGCATGGAGACGCTCCGCCGCGAGGCGCAGCGCATGCTGCAGGCCGGCGAAGACCCCACACCCGAGATGGAGCAGGAACTCGATGGACTCCTCAGCCGCGTTCAGGTGGCGCCGGCGTATCAGCAGGCGATCGTGGCTCAGGAGAACTTCGACAAGGTGATGATGCAGGTAAACCAATGGATCGCCGAAGGCATCAAGACCGGCGCGGCGAGCCCGATCATCACGCTGTCCTGA